The Candidatus Obscuribacter sp. genomic interval GCGGGCACCACACTGGAGATGGCCACTGGGCAGCTTTGCGACTTGAGGATAGGGGCAGCTTGAGCAGTGACCTGGTCAGTGGGATGGCGCCAGGTTTCTGTGATCTTGCCGTTTACAAACAGTGCGTATTTGACATTGGAATTGCCGATGTCTATAGCCAGTAGTTCTTTCATATCGTTCTCCCGAGCCTCTTGTGGGCTGGTTTTGAGAGTTAAAAGAGACACGCCTGGCTATAGCCACCGGTATCAGTGGCTGCCAGACTTGTCGATTGTGATTTTGTCAATCTCTTTGTTGTCCGGTGTGAGCTGACGCAAAGTCAGTCTGGCACCATCGACATCGATGACAGTAAAAGAGTTGTCCGTGATATTGAGACAACGGGTAAAGGACGACCTGGTCGGCAGATGTCCTTCGTCCACCATGCGGCTACCAGAGCCTGTGACCACGTAGATGATGCCGTCTGGACTGGTGATTGTCCGTCCGTCATATTTGTCGTCGATGTTGAGTCGAGCGCTGACCGTGCCGTCGTTATTGAGTCTGAGACCACTGCTGCCACCATCGAGCTTGATGGGAGCGCTGCGCTCGTAGTAGTGGCAGTGACCGCCCAATACCAAGTCGACTTTGCCCTCCTGCAGTATGTCGGCAATCATGCGCATGCGCTGCTCGACATTGTATTTGCGGTCGGAGTTGAAGGGGGGCTGGTGGAATGTGACAATGCGCCACTGAGCATCACTGCCGGCTTGCAAGGCATCCTTGAGCCACTGCCGCACAAGGGGCTTGGTCCAGTCCATGTGCATGTTGGCATCGAGCACGACAAAGTGGGCATTGCCAAAGCGGAAATGGAAATTGGAGCCATCACTCAAAGTGTTGCCTCGTAGCGCCAGCATCTTTTTGCGGTTGCGAGCGCTCGAAAGTAGACGTCCCATCAGTCCCTGGGGCAGCGCGGGACCGTTTGCCGGATGCGACCAGAAAAGATAAAAGCCAAACATGTCTGGAAATTTCTTCCAGTTGAGAGACTCGGTTTGCACCGGTGTGCCGACATCGTGATTGCCAGGGGCAGCCACTGTGATAGTCGAGCGCATCAGTGGCGCACCATGCGATCTGGCACTTCGGTCGCTGTTGAGGATGGGGAAAAAGTTCTTGAGATACTCACCGACACGGCCACGGTCGTAGACCACGTCGCCCGGTATGAGCAAGAGCTGTGGCTGGTACGCCTGAATAGCGTGAGCATTGGCGCGAGCGCCCTTGCCACCATCACCGATGTCACCGATGGCGATGAAGCGCCAGGGTTGGTCCTTCCTGGGTGCAGCTTTGCCACTGGCTTCGAAGACTTTTACTTTGTCTTTGTAGACGCGGTAGGTAAAGCTCTTGCCTGCGGCAATCGGACCGATAACAGCTTGATAGCGGTAATGGGGTGCGACTGAGCCACTGGTGCGTACCAGTGTGGGTATCAGCGAAACCTGCGGTTTCCAGCTTTGTGCCCCGGTCTCATTGTCATTCTCGCCATAAGCGCTGTACTGCACCTGGAAGTCGCCTTCCATGTCGTAGGTATGCCAGAGCACTTCGTAGTGCTCGTTTGTGGTGACAGCAAACTGCTGTCCCAGTTGTAGATAGGGTTTGACCAGGAAGAGCTTGCTCAGCTCTTCGGTTTTGACACTTTTCATTTTTTTGTCCCTTTCTGCCTGGCATGGCAGCAAAAAAGGGGCGGGACAAAGTCCCACCCCTCAGGCCATCAAAAAAGGCTTGTTACGGCTTGTCTTGCGGGTTTTGACCCGAGCCTTGATCTTCGCCGCTTTGATCCGGGTTTTGGTCCGGACCTTCAAGCTGTTCGGGTTGTTGTTGTTGTTGTTCTGCTTCTTGCTTCTGGCGGGCAGCTTTGGCTGCTTTGGCAGCTTCGGCGGCGGCCTTGAGCAAAAGACCGGCGATGACGATGCCAAAGCAAAGGCCCAGCACGAGGTCTACCACGAGGGTGACAAGACCAGCGCCAAAGGCCGCACCGAAGGTGTGTACCGTGAGGACCTGGGGCAGCACGGCGGAGACGCCGAGAAGGGCGAAGGCTGGTAGCACGAAGAGGCCAGCAACAGCGACGACAAAGCCCACGACGCCACCGAGGATGGAAGTGGCAAAACGCATGGCGTGACGCAGACCCATGCCAATAAGGGTGAAGAGCGTGGCGACGATGAGGGCGTTTTGCAGACCGGCGGCCAGGACGATGTTGTCGAAATGGGGCAGGATCAGACCGACGGCGAAAGTGAGGACGAGGACGCGGATGACCCAGAACAGGACGTTGTAAACGGATTTCATGATTTCTCCAAAATGGAGCACCGGATGAGAGGCTGCTCTCAAGTAACCACCATGTGCGACGTCATCCGATAAACCGGCGCACACTGCTAGCCAGGACACAACTGCAAAAGAGGCTAAAGCTCTCAAAAGCAGGTTGGGATGTAGGCGGGGTCAGATATTGGTGGAAAACTTATAGTGAGTTAAAAGAAAGAGAGCAGCTATTTTTAGTGCTTAGCTATAGCTCTTATCAAGACTCTTGCCAAGAAGTGAGCTGTGTATATACTCTCTCGTAATTGCCAACTGGCTTGAAAAGTCATTTTTGGGCTTGACCGCTAAGGCAATCTCAAGCCAGGTTGAGGTAGGTTTTATCAATCAGTCGCGCTAGGTGAGCTAGCGGTTAATTGCTGCGATTTGCTAGCTGCTATTGCATTTGTCGGCTTTTATACCGACCATTTTTTGCTTGTTTGTGTGTCCCAAAAACAGCCGTGTGCAGAGTTTTAAACCGGGCGGAGTCCGGCAGTCGGCAAATAGCTTGATTGAGACTTGTAAAGTGGTTTTTGGTAAACCATTCCTTCTGCTTCTCAGGATTTGTTATCAAGAAGTACCCCTTTTATTTCCATCCCCGATTTTTTAATCACTTCCAACTCCCTTTCCTCTTCTTGAGCTTTTATGGCCTGATTTGCTTCAGCTAGAAGTGCACGGTCATGCAAGTTTGGGTCGAGGTAGGAACTGTTGGAGAGATTGCCGCCATGGAAGGGGTGTCTGTGGAAGCCACAAGTTGACTTCTGGCAGGCAAAAGATGGCGCGAGGCAACCGAATCTGCCGAATCAGCGGCAGTTCGTAGCAATCAGAAAGGACATTGCTATGGAGACAGAAGGTTACGAAGTCTACAGCGACCCTGCCTTTCAGCGCTTTTTGCGCGGAATTGGCAAGGCTCCTTTTACCAGCCCTGAAGAAGAGCGCAGTCTCTACGAACAGCTGAAGCAGCCGGGTGTGCTGCGTCAGCGCGCGCAGAAACGTCTCGTGGAGTCGCATATGCGTCTTGTGGTGGCTGTTGCTGCCAACTACCTCGGTCGCGGTATCTCGCTGCAAGACCTGGTGCAGGATGGTGTTGTGGGTCTCTATGACGCTCTCGATAAGTTTGAGCCGGACAAAGGCCGGTTTAAGACTTATGCGGGCTGGTGGGTGCGCATGCGTATCTCCGAATCCCTCGCCAACCTGTCGCGCACTGTGCGTCTGCCAGCTCCTGTGCAAGCAAAGCTGCGGGCTCTCAAAAAGCTGCAGGATGAATTTGCTCGCCGCGGCGTCATGCCCACAAGCGAGGCGCTGGCCAGCTCTCTGGGGGTGGATGTGCAAAAGCTCAGTCAGCTCGAAATGGCCGCTCTCGGGACTACCTCTCTCGATAGCCCCATGACGAGTGATGATGATGACCTGACTCTGGTCGATGTAATCGCCGACGACAACGTCCCCGACCCGACCGAAGCGATGGACAGGGAAACGACCATCGCCGCTCTGCGTCAGGCTCTCGATACTCTCGAAGAGCGTGAAAAGGACATCGTCCTGAAGCGCTTTGGCTTTGTCGGTGATGGCGAGCAAACACTGGAGCAGCTCAGTGTCACTCACGGCGTTAGCCGCGAGCGCATTCGTCAGATTGAGGCCAAGGCCTTGCAGAAGCTGCGCACCGTCAACGGCGGCAATTTGCTCAAGCTTTTGGCGAGCTAATAGACTGTCGGTCCTGAACTTGGCTTGACCCTGACTGGACCCTGACTCTGTGGAGAGATTGGCTTTTGGCCTTTCTCTCCACGTTTTTTTTTGTCTGTTGTACTATGATGGGTAGTAGGCGTGGCGTAAAAAAATGAGATTCAAAAAAAGTAAATACAGTCTAAAAAAATATTGTGCTATGCAGATAAACCTTATCCGGCTGGATCCTCTCCGATTTGGATCGGTCTTACCCAGGCTTTGAGGTCTGGCAGCTCATGAGCGCGTTCTGAGCCTGCAAGCAACTGTTCGTAGCAATCAAGTAAGTGCACGTTGTCTGGATGAGTGGGAAATGCCCGGGCGTGATCATAAGCATGCTCCAGAAGGGCTTCGGCTAACTGTTTGTCACCTTGCACGAGATAAGCACTGGCTAGATTGGTGACTGTATTAATACAAAAACCGGTGTAACAATCTTCTCCATTCATGTGCTCCAGGGCAAGCTTGGTCAGTGCATCGGCATTGGCCTTGCGATCGGTTTGCAAATAAATGGTGGCTTTTAAAATATAGGCGGTGATTTTGAGATTGACAAAACTTTCTTCCATCAGCTCAATTGGCTTGGTTTGCTCGTCTATGAGAGCCAGAGCCTGATCGAGTTTGGCTTCGCTAGCAGCGAGATTGTCTCTGCATAAATCAATCTCGGCTAGATTGACCAGTGGAAAGGCAGTACCAGAGCGCTGTTTCGGCTTGAGATTGGACCAGATTGTTTTGGCCTTGAGGGCATTGATTTCTGCTGCTTCTAGCTCATCCTGACGCAGATGGGCGTAGGCTAGATTATTGAGATAAATGGCTGCCAGGCAGGATTTTGCCAGACGTTTGTCCTTTTTGATGTATTGCACTAGTTCGTCGTACATCAATTCGGCTTCGGCAAACTGACCTGTGGCCACTTTTAGAACAGCCAGATTGGAGACTGCTGTGCAATAGCTCCAGTCCTTACGCAAGCCCAGCCGACGCACGATATTGATTGAGCGCGACATCATTTTTTCGGCCTGATAAAAGCGACGCTCTCTCATCATGGTGATGGTGCGCATAATTGGCGGTGAAAGTATCAAATAACTGGCGAAAGCATAGGTAAATGCCAGCAAAAGTGATAACGAAAAAATGAGACTGCCGTAGGTACCAAAAGTCAGAGTCTCTGGTATGGCGATACTCAGGCAAAAAATGGCAGCACCAAAGCAAAAAAGCACATAAAGCCAACAAAACGCTGTATAGGCAAGCTGCCGCGAAGGTAGCCAGCGTCTTTGTTTTGTTAGTCGTATGCTGGTGCCAGTCATTGATGTCCTCTATTGCAATTTACCACCACACAACTGGGCGCTAACCTCCTTACTGTAACGAACTCTGCTGATTGGCGCTGATGCGGACAAGTTGCCGCTAAGCAGGAGGGTGCGGGCACAAAATCAAATGAGAAAGAGGCTGCTTTTGCAAGCAAAAACAGCCTCTCCTCAAGAGTGTGCCGCTAAGAGCTTAGCTGCGGTTGGTCATCAGAAGTTCCATGACGAACAGGATGATGAACCACAGCAGAACCGAGAAGCCGATACCCGCCAGCATGGCCAGGATATAGACGACAACAGTCGAGCTCAGGGCGTAGACAGCGGCGTGGGCAGCGTTGCGCAGACCGTTGGACGAAATGCGGCTGACCTCGCCAGAGAACATCGCTTGGATCTGACGACCCGCAATGTTGCCGATGATTGAAAAGACGATGAGAAGAACAAGTGCCATGATGTTCATGGTGTACTCCAGGGTGATTACACCTGCTTTTGGGGCAGGCAAGGGATTCTGGGCTAATCTCGAGCAAGACCAGGCAAAGCAGAGTCTCATGGCATAACCAATTGGCTGACTGGGTCAGTGAGCAATTGGGTTAGAGACAATGCGATGAGTTGCTGTAAGAAAAATCCAGAAAAGAAAAAAGAAGAAAACACCATGTCATAGAGGATCCGCAGGCCCGACATCATCTCTTTGTCGATAAGCAGCGCTTAATGGTAGCGGGCGATCCAGGTCCAGCTCTCAGGACAGCACTTATGGCTTTGCCTCAATCCCTGGTCAGTGCACTGTTAACGCCCATGCCATGGTGGACTGGCTGGCTCTTGGCTAGCCCATGTGCGCCATGATGCAGCATAGATTTTGCTAAGCTATTTTGTCTGACTATTTCTCAAGAAATAAACCGAACTCACCACGAGCCCAGTCGCGATCTTTTTTCAGTTGCATTTTTTCTTGGTCGGTCATAGCTGGTACAACTCGTTTGCCTTCAGCGTTGAGATTTTTGCGATTAGCTTGATTGTTTGAGACTCTGTCCCAATTTGCTTGCTGTCTGCTGTCACCGTTTTCGGAGGCGGTTTCAACGTTTTCTTCCAGCTCTACTGGTTCCATGCCCTCGTCGCTCAATGGTCCTATCTCTTGCAAGGCTGCTGGTAGAGCATCGCCAGCTTCTTTTGAGGCTTGTTGTAACTGGGCTCTGCCAGCGGTCATACCGTTCTGTAGTCTTGTCACTGGACCGGTTTGTTCGGATTGATCTTTGATTGCTTCAGCCAGCGCTGCGGCTTTTGCTGCTGCCAATTTTTGAGTGACTGAAACATTGGTATCGATAAAAATTTCTACACGGCGATTTTGAGCCCGTCCGATTACGTTGTCCGCTCCACCTGCAAGGCTATTGGGCGCCAGTGGTTTACGCCCACCAACTCCTTCTACCTCGATTTCGACATTGTGCATGGAGCCGTGCTTGACCAGCCATTCTTTGAGTACGTCCCCACGGGCTTTGCTGAGTTTTGTGTTGTAGTGATCAAAGCCCAGATTGTCTGTGTGTACTCTGATAATCAGAGGGTGGTCAGCCATTTTGGCTACATGGGGCAAAAGCTCTTCCAGTAGGTTGTCGGCCTTGATGGCAAAGACGGCGTGATCGTTGATAAAGAGTTTGTCCGACGGCAAAATGTAGGTGACAAAGCCACTGCTCTGGACTACTTTGAAGTTTACTGGAGCGGCAATTACTTTGGGTAAGACATAGTCATAGCGCCTTTGAGCGGCTTCTTTGATCGCTTTGACTTCTGCATCGTTGCTAAAATTGGCGCCAATATGCTTGTTTGTAGCCGGATCTTGTACTGGTGCTGCACTACCAGTGAAGGTTTTTTCCTCACCAGCTTTGGCGGTCGTGTCAGCGCTCACCTGATTGTTTGTTGGCGTGCTTTTTTCATTTGGCTCATTTTTTTGAGTCTTGAGAGGGGCAACTGTTTTGGGCTTGGGCACAAAATCATCGGCACTGGTGTGAATTACCACATCAGGAGCAACCCGAGCCGGTTGTCCTGGTCTAGCTGGTGGCTCTAGCTGAGCTGACATAGCAGCGGGTGTCGTTTTGAGATTTTGTGACTTAACTGGCTTAATGGAGTGTTTGGGCGTCAAAGTTGCGCCGGGATCGAGCGCAGCGTCAATCACGACTGGTCTGCCATTGCTCGTCGGATAGTAAATTTTGCCCAGCGGAGCACTGGTGGCATCGACTCGACTGTTAGAGTTTGGACTGGTCGGTATAAATATTGCAGGTGCTTGAGCTTTTGGTGCTGTCTCTTTTAATTGTCCTGGCTTTTGCGTTTTTGCCGCAGGGGCAGGCAAATTGCTGGCGGGTGCCATATAGAGCTTAAAGCCGTTTTGGGCGCTGGCTGCACTGGCAAATAAAAGGCTGAGCGATAGTGTCCAGCTCAATTTGAATGAGATGGGGCACCAATTGCAATTCTGTCTGTCTCTATTTTGCACGGGCTGATCATACTCCCTAAGGTAGACATTCACACTAGCGGTGCATAATGTACAGAAGTCCAAAGGTAAAAATCTCCCCATGTTTTTAGCAAAAACTCCAAGAATTGTCGTGTTTGGCTTAACTGCTTTTGTCGCATTGTGTTGTCTGGCGCCGGGCGCGCTAGCTACTGAGCCACTGCCGTCGGCTAAGTCAACCAAAATCAAAGCCTGGCATTTGCTGCTTGAGTCCAGTGCCAACGGCAAATATGACTTTTTACTGGCACCGCAAGGTGTGCGCCTCAGCAATAAATCTTTTGATATTACGCTGGTGGCAAAGGCACCACAGTGGCGCTTTTATGCCATCCGCGAAAGCGCCAAAGAAATAGCCAGTTGCACCCTGGCGCAGTTCAAAACAATGGTTGTGCCTTCTTTTACCATGGCTGGAATTACCCAGGAACTTAAAACTCCCAGCCAGACTGTGTCTTTTGTCGACAAAGATAAACTGCCGGCCTTTAGATATATTTTTGCAATTAAGGGCACCAGCGAACTCTTCTGGCAGAGCGGCAAAAGAGAGAGAGCAACAATCAATGCTGTCGAAATCGAGAGTGTCAGATTCCCGCTAGATCAGGCTGTAGAGCCTGCTATATCGCGCTTTCTCAATTTGCCATTCTTGCCTGGAGTACCGAGCCAGGTCGTGACAGTCACAGGTAAACAACGCGGCTGGCAGTTGCGCACCACTAGTAAATTGCAGACCGAAGTGGCTCCTCAGGTGTTTGACCCACCTCAGAGTGGCTACCGCAATGTTGGCACAATTGACCGGTCATTTTTGGGAAAGTCGGCAATGACAGGGTTTGACGGGCTTACTGATTTGCTTGACGTGGAAAAAGAAGACAGTAAACCGAAGCACGTTCGCCAGCCTCGCTAACCCGGTGAATAAAACTTATACTTCGCGCGAGCGTGCGGAGATCTTCGCTCTTATTAGTTATTTATGGCGCGTAGAGCTTCTTGAGGTTTGTAAGAAATATAGCTTTACCTGACGGGCGCACGGTTTATACGAAATCTCATTTTGGTTTAAGGCTTGGCTTCAGGTACCGTCGAATTATCTTCAACTCCACCTTAATGCCAGAAAAACCAAAGACCCTGTAAAAATCACAACATCGCTAACGCTCTTTGACACTGACGTGTCGTAAGTGAAAAACGCGATTTTGTGGGCTGGTTTGGGTGAAGTTTTAGACGATGGTAGATGGGTCTCCGCTACTGTCGGAAATCTGCTGCGCCTGGCGCCTCGGATTTTAAGCTGGAGATATGCACAAGACTGGAGAAGCCTCATGACCAAGTTCGGCCGCAGTGCTGGCACGTCGGTTTCCACTTTTCTCGTCGTTTCGTTTGCCACCGTTATCGGTACCGCTGGTTATCGCTGTCACAGCGGCTCCAGCTTCACCGTGCAGGTCGAGACCACTTCGCTCGATACCTTCGAGTATGTGGCATCTGCCCTGTCTGGTGATGGATGGCAGGCGGACAGCCAGTCTCTCAGCTTTACTCGAGAAGTGACCGGTACCTACGATGACCTCAAGCAGGTCCTCGCCCGCGTCACCTCTGTCCTCTACGTCGGCGGCGAGATCACCGTCAACGATGAAGCCCCTCACTGGGTGCGCACTCTGGTCTCGGACACCGTGGAGGACACTCTGTCTCTCTACGGCCGTCTTTGCCAGTACATCACCGGACATGCGCCGGCGATGCTGATGCGTACTGCCTGAGGGCGGCTGACAGCAATCCAGCTGTTAGTGGGAGAGCGAGGAGCTGGTCAGTGACCGGCTCCTCTGCTCATGGCTAATGGTACTAACAAGGAGACGTGATGTCTCAGACTCCCCCAGACCCTTCCCAGAGTGGCCCCCAGGTCGCTCTGCCCGGTGCAAAGGCTGCTATGGCACTTTTGCTCGGGATCAACTTGTTTAACTACATCGACCGCCAGGTCCTCTCCGCGGTGGTGCCGCAAATCAAGGAGAGTCTGCTCGCTTATCAGGACCACGCTTCGCCTGTGGTGGCATTTTTGCTCAAGGTGCTCGGCACCATGTTGGGCGGCAATGCCGAAAACACCATGGTCAGCTTGCTTTCGATGGCGTTTTTGGTGAGCTATATCATCGCCGCACCGCTGCTCAGCTCTCTGCCCGTCAAGCGCTGGTGGATCATCTGCGGCGGCGTCATCATCTGGTCTCTGGCCAGTGGTGGCTCAGGAATGGCAACCGGCTTTGGCATCTTGCTTTTGACCCGCTGTCTGGTGGGCATTGGTGAAGCTGCCTATGGTCCGGTGGCACCGTCGATTCTGGCCGATTACTTCCCTGTTGCTTCGCGCGGCAAGGCTCTCTCCTGGTTTTACCTGGCGATTCCGGTGGGCAGTGCTCTCGGTTTTGTCCTGGGCGGACTGGTGGGCAGCACGCTTGGCTGGCAGTGGGCGTTCTATGTGGTGGTGCCGCCAGGCATCATTCTGGGCCTGCTATGTCTTTTGATGAAAGACCCACGGGTCCCACCGAAGCAGAGCCTGGCTCGCGAGCAGTCGCGCATGACACAGTACCGCGGCTTTCTCAAGAACCGCTCGTTTGTGCTCAATACTCTGGCCATGACGCTGATGACTTTTGCCATCGGCGGTATGGCTTTCTGGATGCCCACCTACATCCATGAGTATCGCAATGCGGGCAGTCTGGCCAGCGTCAACATCATCTTCGGCGCCATTCTGGTGCTCTCCGGTCTGACTGCCACACTTCTGGGTGGTTATCTGGGCCGACAAGCTCGCGCCGCGGTTCAGGGGCTCTTACTTCCTTGTCTCCGGCTGGGCGATGGTGCTGGCCTTTCCTGCCTGCCTGGGCATCGTCTACGTGCCCTTCCCCACTGCCTGGATCCTCGTGTTCCTGGCATGCTTCTGCCTGTTCTTCAACACAGGTCCAAGCAACACAGCACTGGCCAATGTGATCGCGCCTTCGTTGCGTCCCAGTGCCTTTGCCCTCAACATCCTGATCATCCACCTCTTTGGCGATGTGCTCTCGCCGCTCGTCATCGGCGTCATCACTGATGCCACGGGCAGCATGAGCAAAGCCTTCATGGTCGTGTCGGTGCTCGTCCTTTTGGGCGGCGTCGTCTGGCTCTGGGCTTCGCGCCATCTCGATCAGGACACAAACAAGGCGTCCAAGCTGGAACAGTAGCGAGTACCTCGTACTGAGTCGGCGGCACCTGGAGGGATTTACTCCCTTCAGGTGCGACGTTTGATGCGCATAAGTCCGCGCGACTCTCTTTAACTTTATCTACGAGGTAATCATGCAAAAAACCAAGCAACACAGAGCGCAGATTCAACTGCGTGACATCAACTGGGAGCAGGACTTTCACAGCCTGCTTCAAATCGAACAACAGAGCTTTGCTCGTCCCTGGAGCGCCCAGCAATTTGCCCGCTTTGCCAACAGTCATGACTCGCGTGGTCTGATTGCTGTGCAAAATGGCACGGTTGTCGGCTACTTGCTCTACGAGACCAGCATGGCTCTCAACCACATCGCGCACATTGCCGTTGCTCCTGGACATCGCAGTCAGGGCATCGGCAGCACGATGATCTTTGCTCTCAAGGACGCCAATCCCTGCCACGCTCTTTCGCTCAATGTGCGTCGGAGCAACGTGCAAGCCCAGCGGCTCTACGAGAGTCTCAATTTTGCTCACGTGCGTACCAACTCGCAACATTACGCCGACGGCGAAGATGCCTTTGTCATGCAATGCGAAGCCGTGCAAGTCCGGGTCGTGCCGCTTCCAAGCGACATCGCACCCTGGACTTTCACCGACAGCTGGCTCAAATCCAGTACGCATCTTTGTCCGGTGTTCACCCCCGTCACCTAGCCGGTGTCGTTCATAGTCATCGGCAGCTATCGTCTTTGCTTAACAGTGACGGTAGGAAAGCCCAGTCAAAAAGGCTTTCCTACCGGGCTCTGTTAGCTCGATGTGTCAAAATGGTTGGCGGTCTACTGGACTGCTGACCAATTTTGATTATTTTTGCACCGTATCTATTCATGCATATAGTTGAATTATGGTCATTTTGTCCTGGTCATAAACTGTGAATATCGGCGTAAGTGCTTGAGTTAATAGGCATAAAGTCATTCAAGATTGTGGCACTTCCCTATGTGTTTACCGTCTGCTCACTGTGGGGAAATAAAAGTAAGAAGACCAAGAAGGCGATTATGATGGCAAGCGATCTGTTTAAATGCTCGAAATCCAGCAAGCTGGAGTGTTTTACTATAAGTCAAAGGCAGTCTGCCAGGGTCAAATCACTGGCACTTTCCCTGCTTTTAGCGCCAGGTTTGATGGTTTTGCCTTTGACGCCGGCATGTCTGTCTTCTCAGGCTGTTGCCGCTACTGCTGATAGTTCAGGCTCTAGCGCTGCCAATGATATGGCAGCAAGCTACAAGCGACTCGATGACTTTGAAGAAGTAATTTATGGCGAGCCGCGCAAATATTTGACTATGGATGCCAGACTCAAAGAGCTTGAGGTTAAACTTTTTGGCAAAGGCCAGAGTGGCACTCCTGATACCAGATTGACTGCTATTGCCCGGGCAATTTCGTATGGCGCGGCTCAGGCGCCGGGGTCAGTCAATGATCTGACACCCACTCTCGATACAGTAAGCTCAGCCACTAAAACCAAAAGAGACAACAGTCTGCCCGACTATGAGGTGGACAGCAGTGGTGCTCTGGAAGACGCCATGCAGCTTTATAGCGATGGCAAAATCGCCGAGGCAGAAGCGGCCTTCCACGGTATTATCGCCCGTGATCCCAAAAGTGCTGATGCTTATTACAATCTGGCGGTAATTCAGGAGAGTCGCGGCGACACTGCCGGAGCCCTCAGTAATTATCGCCAGGCTTATAAACTAAAACCAACTGAGGCTGATTACGCCGGTGCAGTTCAGGCTATTGAGGCCAAACTCGGTCCAGTGTATGGCACTACAGCTGTCGCGTCTGCTAGTGCCAAACCGACGTCGAGTGCTTCTTCCTCTCCCCCTGCTAGCCCTGCCAGCACTCCGACTGTTAGCTCGGTGGACGGGGCTGGTAAAAATGTCAGTGCCGCTGATAAAAAACTTGTCAGTCAGGCAGCTGTCAATTTTAAGGCAAAACAATATGATCAGGCTATCGACAAACTCAAAATGGTGGCTAATCATAATCCCCGAGATGCAGACGTACAGTACGCTATAGCTCAGGCTTACAAAGCCAAGGGTGACATGGTAGGAGCACAGTCGTACATGGTCAGGGCAGCCGACCTGGCACCCTCCAATACAAGTTATCAACGTGCTCTGGCTGATATGCGTGGTACTGCTGCTAGTGGCAGTGTAGCTCCCGTTGTGGGGGCGGCTCCGTCCACTCCTGCCTCTGGTAACATCCAGCCTTTTGCCAATTCGCAGGCTCCGGGGGCGGCTAAGCCTGGTGAGATTTTTTCTGGTAGGGCGACAGCAAACGCTCCTTCGGACAAAAATAAGCGCATCAAGCGTGCCATCACCTACGGTATCGCTGGCGCTGCTACTTCGGTGCTCGCTAGTACGCTTT includes:
- a CDS encoding tetratricopeptide repeat protein, with the protein product MASDLFKCSKSSKLECFTISQRQSARVKSLALSLLLAPGLMVLPLTPACLSSQAVAATADSSGSSAANDMAASYKRLDDFEEVIYGEPRKYLTMDARLKELEVKLFGKGQSGTPDTRLTAIARAISYGAAQAPGSVNDLTPTLDTVSSATKTKRDNSLPDYEVDSSGALEDAMQLYSDGKIAEAEAAFHGIIARDPKSADAYYNLAVIQESRGDTAGALSNYRQAYKLKPTEADYAGAVQAIEAKLGPVYGTTAVASASAKPTSSASSSPPASPASTPTVSSVDGAGKNVSAADKKLVSQAAVNFKAKQYDQAIDKLKMVANHNPRDADVQYAIAQAYKAKGDMVGAQSYMVRAADLAPSNTSYQRALADMRGTAASGSVAPVVGAAPSTPASGNIQPFANSQAPGAAKPGEIFSGRATANAPSDKNKRIKRAITYGIAGAATSVLASTLLTSKNARGGKYNISRMRNAAVTGAALGGLMGYMLGK
- a CDS encoding RNA polymerase sigma factor RpoD/SigA, whose translation is METEGYEVYSDPAFQRFLRGIGKAPFTSPEEERSLYEQLKQPGVLRQRAQKRLVESHMRLVVAVAANYLGRGISLQDLVQDGVVGLYDALDKFEPDKGRFKTYAGWWVRMRISESLANLSRTVRLPAPVQAKLRALKKLQDEFARRGVMPTSEALASSLGVDVQKLSQLEMAALGTTSLDSPMTSDDDDLTLVDVIADDNVPDPTEAMDRETTIAALRQALDTLEEREKDIVLKRFGFVGDGEQTLEQLSVTHGVSRERIRQIEAKALQKLRTVNGGNLLKLLAS
- a CDS encoding metallophosphoesterase, which gives rise to MKSVKTEELSKLFLVKPYLQLGQQFAVTTNEHYEVLWHTYDMEGDFQVQYSAYGENDNETGAQSWKPQVSLIPTLVRTSGSVAPHYRYQAVIGPIAAGKSFTYRVYKDKVKVFEASGKAAPRKDQPWRFIAIGDIGDGGKGARANAHAIQAYQPQLLLIPGDVVYDRGRVGEYLKNFFPILNSDRSARSHGAPLMRSTITVAAPGNHDVGTPVQTESLNWKKFPDMFGFYLFWSHPANGPALPQGLMGRLLSSARNRKKMLALRGNTLSDGSNFHFRFGNAHFVVLDANMHMDWTKPLVRQWLKDALQAGSDAQWRIVTFHQPPFNSDRKYNVEQRMRMIADILQEGKVDLVLGGHCHYYERSAPIKLDGGSSGLRLNNDGTVSARLNIDDKYDGRTITSPDGIIYVVTGSGSRMVDEGHLPTRSSFTRCLNITDNSFTVIDVDGARLTLRQLTPDNKEIDKITIDKSGSH
- the rimI gene encoding ribosomal protein S18-alanine N-acetyltransferase, which produces MQKTKQHRAQIQLRDINWEQDFHSLLQIEQQSFARPWSAQQFARFANSHDSRGLIAVQNGTVVGYLLYETSMALNHIAHIAVAPGHRSQGIGSTMIFALKDANPCHALSLNVRRSNVQAQRLYESLNFAHVRTNSQHYADGEDAFVMQCEAVQVRVVPLPSDIAPWTFTDSWLKSSTHLCPVFTPVT
- a CDS encoding MFS transporter, with the protein product MLSPLVIGVITDATGSMSKAFMVVSVLVLLGGVVWLWASRHLDQDTNKASKLEQ
- a CDS encoding MFS transporter, with translation MSQTPPDPSQSGPQVALPGAKAAMALLLGINLFNYIDRQVLSAVVPQIKESLLAYQDHASPVVAFLLKVLGTMLGGNAENTMVSLLSMAFLVSYIIAAPLLSSLPVKRWWIICGGVIIWSLASGGSGMATGFGILLLTRCLVGIGEAAYGPVAPSILADYFPVASRGKALSWFYLAIPVGSALGFVLGGLVGSTLGWQWAFYVVVPPGIILGLLCLLMKDPRVPPKQSLAREQSRMTQYRGFLKNRSFVLNTLAMTLMTFAIGGMAFWMPTYIHEYRNAGSLASVNIIFGAILVLSGLTATLLGGYLGRQARAAVQGLLLPCLRLGDGAGLSCLPGHRLRALPHCLDPRVPGMLLPVLQHRSKQHSTGQCDRAFVASQCLCPQHPDHPPLWRCALAARHRRHH